One window from the genome of Salisaeta longa DSM 21114 encodes:
- a CDS encoding ATP-binding cassette domain-containing protein, with amino-acid sequence MIALTNIAKTFGATTAVDGLTLNVPAGETTVLIGPSGCGKSTVLRLITGLVRPDEGSITFGGAPLPYDDLAAVRHRMGYVIQSGGLFPHLTARANVTLLARHLGWSATRCAERLDTLTELVQLAPRQLQQYPRELSGGQRQRVSLMRALMLAPDVLLLDEPLGALDPMIRADLQEDLRAIIRQLSATVVLVTHDLPEAAFFGDTIVLMRAGRVVQQGPMHTLTEAPANAFVSDFVQAQRTAHAL; translated from the coding sequence ATGATTGCGCTTACCAACATTGCGAAGACGTTCGGTGCCACCACGGCCGTCGACGGCCTCACGCTCAACGTACCGGCCGGCGAGACGACGGTGCTCATTGGCCCTAGCGGCTGCGGAAAGTCGACGGTGCTGCGGCTTATCACGGGCCTCGTGCGTCCCGATGAAGGCTCGATAACCTTCGGGGGCGCTCCGCTGCCGTACGACGACCTGGCGGCCGTGCGTCATCGCATGGGCTACGTGATTCAGTCGGGGGGCCTGTTTCCGCACCTTACGGCGCGCGCCAACGTGACGCTGTTGGCGCGCCACCTGGGGTGGAGCGCGACCCGATGCGCCGAACGCCTTGATACGCTCACGGAACTCGTGCAGCTTGCACCGCGCCAGCTGCAGCAGTATCCGCGCGAACTGTCGGGGGGCCAGCGCCAGCGCGTCAGCCTCATGCGGGCCTTGATGTTAGCGCCCGATGTTCTCTTGCTCGATGAGCCGCTCGGGGCGCTCGACCCGATGATTCGCGCCGACCTGCAAGAGGACCTGCGGGCCATCATCCGGCAGCTGTCTGCGACGGTGGTGCTGGTCACCCACGACTTGCCCGAGGCGGCGTTCTTTGGCGATACCATCGTGCTGATGCGCGCGGGCCGCGTGGTGCAGCAAGGGCCCATGCATACCCTAACCGAAGCGCCCGCCAACGCGTTCGTCTCCGACTTCGTGCAAGCGCAACGCACGGCGCACGCCCTATAG
- a CDS encoding NAD(P)-binding domain-containing protein, translated as MLSALRSYAHWLHLQWPGGTVEQLPRTDAHHQTNVDGVYVVGDLSGVPLLKFSLDSGVQAVRHLVAHSNRLGRGPDDHVDVVILGAGASGMAAAREAQQQGLSVRVLEAQRRFATIKDFQAGKPIYTYPADMTPAGDVQVTADVKEALVDELEAQTQDISVTAAEAHRIRDAGNHLVVETTDGAAIEARHVIVGIGRSGNFRTLDVPGEDQDHVHHRLHDPSAHAGEDVVVVGGGDSAAEAAIALTEAGAHVRLSYRRGTFGRPKEENVERLYELASYHAGEGTLELILNSEVRRIEKDRVVLETPDDTETVPAQHVYATIGREAPIDFFRRSGIALRNDWGDPPDSWRAAVSSLDWVTDLRWDRIGAMTAFVLFMAAVYSWTKSGWLHRLAQEAGAFPFSITPPADPASLAGVVLTSMQQPSFYYTLAYSAIVVIFGFRRIRRRKTPYVKVQTLTLMAIQVVPLFLLPEVILPYLGHNGLLPTGVLDALFPVTEYAVHGREYWRAYGFILAWPLSVYNVFTAEPLWWWIGICFVQTFVLIPALIYYWGKGAYCGWICSCGALAETLGDTHRDKMPHGEGWNKLNLAGQALLALAFALLFLRIGGWIWPGSWMEAVYAQVFYGTVAGLKLNYSWLVDVVLAGMIGYGVYFWLSGRFWCRFFCPLAALMHIYARFSRFRILADKKKCISCNVCTSVCHQGIDVMHYAQQGAPMEDPECVRCSACVQSCPTGVLSFGQVEPSTGQVITVDELEASYTRIQEEAAA; from the coding sequence ATGCTTTCCGCCCTTCGTTCCTACGCGCACTGGTTGCATCTTCAGTGGCCCGGCGGAACCGTCGAACAACTCCCCCGCACCGACGCCCATCACCAAACCAACGTCGACGGGGTGTACGTGGTGGGCGACCTGTCGGGCGTTCCGCTCCTCAAGTTTTCGCTGGATAGCGGCGTGCAGGCCGTGCGGCACCTCGTGGCGCACTCCAACCGCCTGGGCCGCGGCCCCGACGATCACGTAGACGTGGTCATCCTGGGCGCGGGCGCATCGGGCATGGCCGCCGCGCGCGAGGCGCAGCAGCAGGGCCTCTCGGTGCGCGTGCTGGAGGCGCAGCGCCGCTTTGCGACGATCAAAGACTTTCAGGCGGGCAAGCCCATCTACACCTATCCGGCCGATATGACCCCGGCGGGCGATGTGCAGGTGACGGCCGATGTGAAAGAGGCGTTGGTGGACGAGCTGGAGGCGCAGACGCAAGACATTTCGGTCACAGCGGCCGAGGCGCATCGCATCCGCGACGCGGGCAACCACCTGGTGGTCGAAACGACGGACGGCGCGGCCATCGAGGCGCGCCACGTGATTGTGGGCATCGGGCGGAGCGGCAACTTTCGGACGCTCGATGTGCCGGGCGAAGACCAGGACCACGTGCACCACCGCCTCCACGATCCCAGCGCCCATGCGGGCGAAGACGTCGTGGTGGTGGGTGGGGGCGACAGCGCGGCGGAAGCAGCCATTGCCCTGACCGAAGCAGGGGCGCACGTGCGGCTCTCGTACCGGCGCGGCACGTTTGGGCGGCCCAAGGAAGAGAACGTGGAGCGGCTCTACGAGCTGGCGTCGTACCACGCGGGCGAGGGCACGCTCGAACTCATCCTGAACAGCGAGGTGCGCCGCATCGAAAAAGATCGGGTGGTGCTTGAAACGCCGGACGACACCGAAACGGTGCCCGCGCAACACGTGTACGCCACAATTGGCCGCGAGGCGCCCATCGACTTCTTCCGGCGCTCGGGGATTGCGTTGCGCAACGATTGGGGCGATCCCCCCGATAGCTGGCGGGCGGCCGTGTCGTCGCTCGACTGGGTAACCGACCTCCGGTGGGACCGCATCGGGGCGATGACGGCGTTTGTGCTCTTTATGGCCGCCGTGTACAGCTGGACGAAAAGCGGCTGGCTGCACCGTCTGGCCCAAGAGGCCGGGGCGTTTCCGTTTTCAATCACTCCACCGGCCGATCCCGCGTCGCTCGCGGGCGTGGTGCTCACGTCCATGCAGCAGCCGTCGTTCTACTACACGCTGGCGTACTCGGCCATCGTGGTCATCTTCGGGTTTCGGCGCATCCGTCGTCGCAAAACGCCCTACGTGAAGGTGCAAACCCTCACGCTCATGGCCATTCAGGTGGTGCCGCTCTTTCTGTTGCCGGAAGTCATTCTGCCGTACCTGGGGCACAACGGGCTTTTGCCCACCGGCGTGCTCGACGCCCTCTTTCCGGTTACGGAGTATGCCGTGCATGGCCGCGAATACTGGCGGGCCTACGGCTTTATTCTGGCGTGGCCGCTAAGCGTTTACAACGTGTTTACCGCGGAACCGCTGTGGTGGTGGATTGGCATTTGCTTTGTCCAGACCTTCGTTCTCATCCCGGCGCTCATCTACTACTGGGGCAAAGGCGCCTACTGCGGATGGATCTGCTCGTGCGGGGCCCTGGCCGAAACCCTCGGCGATACCCACCGCGACAAGATGCCGCACGGCGAGGGCTGGAATAAGCTGAACCTGGCCGGACAGGCCCTCCTGGCGCTTGCGTTTGCGCTCCTGTTCCTGCGCATCGGCGGGTGGATATGGCCCGGCAGCTGGATGGAAGCGGTGTACGCGCAGGTTTTTTACGGCACGGTCGCCGGGCTCAAGCTCAACTACAGCTGGCTGGTGGATGTGGTGCTGGCGGGCATGATTGGCTACGGCGTGTATTTTTGGCTGAGCGGGCGGTTCTGGTGCCGGTTCTTCTGCCCGCTCGCTGCACTGATGCACATCTACGCGCGGTTCAGCCGGTTTCGTATCCTGGCCGATAAGAAAAAATGCATCTCGTGCAACGTGTGCACCAGCGTGTGCCATCAGGGGATCGACGTGATGCACTACGCCCAGCAAGGAGCGCCGATGGAAGACCCCGAGTGCGTGCGCTGCTCGGCCTGCGTGCAAAGCTGCCCCACCGGCGTGCTGTCGTTTGGGCAGGTGGAGCCGTCGACGGGGCAAGTCATTACCGTTGACGAGCTGGAGGCCTCCTACACGCGCATCCAGGAAGAAGCGGCTGCTTAA
- the queC gene encoding 7-cyano-7-deazaguanine synthase QueC translates to MLYPPQTPAASALVLFSGGQDSTTCLFWALEHFENVRALAFDYGQKHAVELEQARHIAEQAGVPLHVMDVAGTLRGSALTEHDKDMNAAHEQNEDLPASFVPGRNALFLSYAASHAYLHDIHDLVGGMCETDYSGYPDCRRAFIDSMQVSLGLALDAPLRIHTPLMYLTKAETWKLAADLGADVLEVVRRDSHTDYNGDRSTWNEWGYGRLDNPASELRAKGYQEAKANGWV, encoded by the coding sequence ATGCTGTATCCTCCGCAAACGCCAGCCGCCTCGGCGCTCGTGCTTTTCTCCGGCGGCCAAGACTCGACCACCTGTCTGTTTTGGGCGCTGGAGCATTTCGAGAACGTAAGGGCCTTGGCGTTCGACTACGGACAGAAACACGCCGTAGAGCTCGAACAGGCGCGTCATATCGCCGAGCAGGCCGGGGTGCCGCTGCACGTCATGGACGTTGCGGGCACGCTGCGCGGCTCGGCGCTCACCGAGCACGACAAAGACATGAACGCGGCCCACGAGCAAAACGAAGACCTGCCGGCGTCCTTTGTGCCCGGGCGCAATGCGCTGTTTTTGAGCTACGCCGCGAGTCATGCCTATCTACATGACATTCATGACCTTGTGGGCGGCATGTGCGAAACCGACTACTCGGGCTATCCGGATTGCCGGCGGGCCTTCATCGACAGTATGCAGGTGAGCCTCGGGTTGGCGCTCGATGCGCCGCTGCGCATCCACACCCCGCTCATGTACCTGACCAAGGCCGAGACGTGGAAGCTGGCGGCCGACCTGGGCGCAGACGTGCTGGAGGTGGTCCGCCGCGACTCGCACACCGATTACAACGGCGACCGAAGCACGTGGAACGAGTGGGGCTACGGGCGGCTGGACAACCCGGCGTCTGAGTTGCGGGCAAAGGGCTACCAGGAGGCGAAAGCCAACGGATGGGTGTAG
- a CDS encoding NAD(+)/NADH kinase — MHYGLTGNPTKSEIWSPVAQLIDWLSSQGLPFSVHTDLVEGLRARGQADAYPLDARDAVALTERADVLLSFGGDGTLLRVAHATGAHDTPVLGVNIGRLGFLADIEVEQLTKAVAAIEAGNYTVEERMVLEITGGPRTELAREWALNEFVIDRSGAAGLIHIEVEVDGVPLNTYWADGLIMATPTGSTAYSLSSGGPIIAPGVDAIILTPIAPHTLTVRPIVLPGTATITARVQDGDQPYVCATDGRSVLLEEHGLTFTVERAAHTVNLVKLPGQHFFKTLRTKLMWGRRPSDGFS, encoded by the coding sequence ATGCACTACGGCCTTACAGGAAATCCGACAAAGTCAGAAATTTGGTCGCCGGTGGCGCAGCTCATTGATTGGCTCTCCAGTCAGGGGCTTCCGTTTTCGGTGCATACCGACCTGGTCGAGGGCCTACGCGCCCGCGGGCAGGCGGACGCATACCCCCTCGACGCGCGCGATGCCGTTGCCCTCACCGAACGCGCCGACGTGCTGCTTTCGTTTGGCGGCGATGGGACGTTGTTGCGCGTGGCGCACGCCACCGGGGCGCACGATACGCCGGTGCTTGGGGTAAACATCGGGCGGCTCGGCTTTCTCGCGGACATCGAGGTGGAGCAGCTCACCAAGGCCGTCGCGGCCATCGAGGCCGGCAATTATACGGTGGAGGAGCGCATGGTGCTCGAAATTACAGGCGGGCCGCGCACGGAGCTCGCCCGCGAGTGGGCCCTCAACGAATTTGTTATCGACCGCAGCGGCGCCGCCGGACTCATCCACATCGAGGTGGAAGTCGACGGCGTGCCCCTCAACACGTACTGGGCCGACGGCCTGATCATGGCCACCCCAACCGGCTCCACCGCCTACTCGCTCTCCAGCGGCGGCCCCATCATTGCGCCCGGCGTCGACGCCATCATCCTAACGCCCATCGCGCCGCATACGCTCACGGTGCGGCCCATCGTGCTGCCCGGCACCGCCACCATCACGGCCCGCGTGCAAGACGGCGACCAGCCCTACGTGTGCGCAACCGACGGACGCAGCGTGCTGCTGGAGGAACACGGCCTCACATTTACCGTGGAACGCGCCGCTCACACGGTTAACCTCGTGAAGCTCCCGGGCCAGCACTTTTTCAAGACGCTGCGCACCAAGCTGATGTGGGGCCGCCGCCCGAGCGATGGTTTTAGCTGA
- a CDS encoding response regulator — protein sequence MTYDIMLVDDHPLMRKGLALSLDEEPDLNIAGQLSSAEEALDALDRLDPDLAIVDISLPGMSGVELVKHLQSLRPELPILVVSRHDETLYAERVIRAGARGYIMKMEAGDIIVQAVRQVLRGKIYVSDEINERLLQSMATGGRERIGQSPLEVLSDRELEVFELTGHGSTTRDIAERLHLSVKTVESYRARIKKKLQLDSANELMKHAVQWVESEDAT from the coding sequence ATGACCTACGACATCATGCTTGTCGACGATCACCCCCTCATGCGCAAGGGCCTGGCCCTGTCGCTGGATGAGGAGCCCGACTTGAACATCGCGGGCCAACTGAGCAGCGCCGAGGAGGCCCTGGATGCCCTCGACCGCCTCGACCCCGACCTCGCCATCGTAGACATCTCGCTGCCCGGCATGAGCGGCGTGGAGCTCGTAAAACACCTTCAGTCGCTGCGCCCCGAGCTGCCCATCCTGGTCGTCTCGCGCCACGACGAAACGCTGTACGCCGAGCGCGTCATTCGCGCCGGGGCCCGCGGATACATCATGAAGATGGAAGCCGGCGACATCATCGTGCAGGCCGTCCGGCAGGTGCTGCGCGGAAAGATTTATGTGAGCGACGAGATCAACGAGCGCTTGCTGCAAAGTATGGCCACCGGCGGCCGCGAGCGCATCGGGCAATCGCCGCTGGAGGTGCTGAGCGACCGCGAGCTGGAAGTGTTTGAGCTCACCGGCCACGGCTCCACCACGCGCGACATCGCCGAGCGCCTTCACCTGTCCGTCAAGACGGTGGAGAGCTACCGCGCCCGGATCAAGAAAAAGCTCCAGCTTGACTCGGCCAACGAACTGATGAAGCACGCCGTACAATGGGTGGAAAGTGAAGACGCCACCTGA
- a CDS encoding universal stress protein → MLSISPLLVLAAPNDTALPAVQRALRIVPAEATVQVARLPGAPPTPNRWASASVFNDPRVERLTLGVAEAPLEAQRAAVKQHVADASVRLVALSTPPDRGAIPPLDCSLVQWAAFQLPVSLLVERRVEAVPPLQQLVVPVDFSKHARAALRCAQALAETAQCRPSLMHVIERPQYVALNEMDLLALSDPTIAERQARRRAAALTRTALGVDGDALAFHLAHGDAASEIARFVQEHPVDLLVMATHGLINRSRRPLGHVVEKVLRRVVRSVLLVRTGGPPLVPEAMAALNAVDER, encoded by the coding sequence ATGCTGAGCATCTCTCCTCTTCTTGTGCTTGCTGCGCCGAACGACACGGCGTTGCCGGCGGTGCAGCGCGCGCTACGCATCGTACCGGCCGAGGCTACGGTACAGGTGGCGCGGCTGCCGGGCGCCCCGCCCACGCCCAATCGCTGGGCCTCGGCGTCCGTGTTCAACGACCCGCGGGTTGAGCGCCTCACGCTCGGTGTGGCGGAGGCCCCGCTCGAGGCGCAGCGGGCGGCGGTTAAGCAGCACGTGGCCGATGCGTCCGTGCGGCTCGTGGCGTTAAGCACGCCGCCCGATCGGGGCGCCATCCCGCCGCTGGACTGTTCGCTGGTGCAGTGGGCGGCATTTCAGCTGCCCGTGTCGTTGTTGGTTGAGCGCCGGGTGGAGGCGGTACCGCCGCTGCAGCAGCTGGTCGTCCCGGTCGACTTCTCGAAACATGCCCGCGCTGCGCTGCGGTGCGCGCAAGCGCTGGCCGAAACCGCCCAGTGCCGCCCCTCGCTGATGCACGTCATCGAGCGGCCGCAGTACGTGGCCCTAAACGAGATGGACTTGCTCGCGCTCTCTGACCCAACCATTGCCGAGCGGCAGGCACGGCGCCGCGCCGCAGCCCTCACGCGTACGGCCCTTGGCGTAGACGGCGACGCGCTGGCGTTTCATCTGGCGCATGGCGATGCGGCGTCCGAGATCGCGCGTTTTGTGCAGGAGCACCCGGTGGATCTGCTCGTGATGGCCACGCACGGCCTAATCAATCGCTCGCGCCGCCCGCTTGGGCACGTGGTGGAGAAGGTGCTGCGCCGCGTGGTGCGGTCGGTGCTGCTGGTGCGCACCGGCGGGCCGCCGCTCGTTCCGGAAGCGATGGCTGCGCTAAACGCGGTAGATGAGCGGTAG
- a CDS encoding universal stress protein, whose translation MLTIRRILFPTDFSAVAEDAFAHAAHLAMQHNAEIHVFNVVAPDQAEATNPMTYLPLEAEENGFYRMPASNVGAGDEAPAHDVHVAYEQKESDAPSTAITEQAKTIDADLIVMGTHGRQGIDRILSGSVAEHVVRTAPCPVLAVRSDGEGPLPTQSVSRVLAPLDLSKTADTVADHATALADTYDARLDLLHVVEEVVYPNVYNIDPITPMLNDIQERARAAVDSLAQRASEAGVAADVHITVGYAAHEILSFAEANDSGLIVMATHGRTGLERFLIGSVAEKVVRGAPCPVFVLKPNGKSLLTASA comes from the coding sequence ATGCTAACGATCCGCCGTATTCTGTTTCCGACCGATTTTTCAGCCGTGGCCGAAGACGCCTTCGCCCACGCGGCCCACTTGGCCATGCAGCACAACGCCGAGATCCACGTCTTCAACGTTGTGGCGCCCGACCAGGCCGAGGCCACCAACCCCATGACCTACCTGCCCTTGGAGGCCGAGGAGAACGGGTTCTACCGGATGCCGGCATCCAACGTAGGCGCCGGCGACGAGGCGCCCGCCCACGACGTGCACGTGGCCTACGAGCAAAAAGAGAGCGACGCGCCCAGCACCGCCATCACCGAACAGGCCAAAACGATCGACGCCGATTTGATCGTCATGGGCACCCACGGACGCCAAGGCATCGACCGAATCTTGAGCGGAAGCGTCGCGGAGCATGTGGTGCGCACCGCGCCCTGTCCGGTACTCGCCGTGCGCTCCGATGGCGAAGGGCCGTTGCCAACGCAGTCCGTTTCCCGCGTGCTCGCGCCCCTCGACCTCTCCAAAACGGCCGACACGGTGGCCGATCATGCCACGGCGCTGGCCGACACGTACGACGCGCGCCTCGACCTGCTGCATGTGGTGGAGGAGGTGGTGTACCCGAACGTGTACAACATCGACCCCATCACGCCCATGCTCAACGACATCCAGGAGCGCGCACGTGCCGCCGTCGATAGCCTGGCCCAGCGAGCGTCCGAAGCAGGCGTCGCCGCCGATGTGCACATCACCGTAGGCTACGCGGCGCACGAAATTCTCTCATTTGCCGAGGCCAACGATTCCGGCCTTATCGTGATGGCAACGCACGGCCGCACGGGCCTTGAGCGCTTCCTGATTGGCAGCGTGGCCGAGAAGGTGGTGCGCGGCGCGCCGTGCCCGGTATTTGTGCTGAAGCCCAATGGCAAATCGCTACTTACCGCATCGGCATGA
- a CDS encoding PAS domain S-box protein, with product MDVLLCAASPPDALIARLKARGHRVHVCATPPEALRFAQQNDPALAFFAATAPEGLRFCQAARAQCPAMATIAYCLEDACAPGRIQAVFTHGADDCLRWSDDVPRMDTRLAFLEQHLATRPRPETLAAHRPAIIAEIGRRALASTALDVLMAYAVHTISDVLDAPFCKVLRHEPAQACFVLEAGVGWDDGTLGTACTNDGTDSQAGFTLQSAEPVIVDDLTHEARFAAPSLLTSHNIRSGISVTITSTPRPYGVLGAHAPTPAAFTSADAYFLQSVANVLAGAVERVQTEDALRESRAKAHAILETTVDGVITIDAKGHITSFNAAAEDIFGYSEAEVLGENVKMLMPSPYHEEHDGYMQSYHDTGRAKIIGIGREVTGKRRDGSTFPMDLAVSEVMLDDRHLFTGIVRDISERRRLEQEILSISEQERRRIGQDLHDGLGQMLTGTGLLSQSLAKHLAREDHPRAEDAAEITELIKEADQYARDLSRGLTPVDLEAEGLAEALRRLSDNAKRLFDVGCTFEEVGTVLVHDDTAATHLYRIAQEAVSNAVRHGDAAHLKIILAAGTDQVRLRIHDDGDGFDPAAIEGPGMGVHIMHYRARIIGGTLDISSAPANGTTVTCTLPRRHPTAPTPAHH from the coding sequence ATGGACGTTTTGCTTTGCGCCGCCTCGCCTCCCGACGCGCTGATCGCCCGCCTCAAGGCGCGCGGCCACCGGGTGCATGTGTGCGCTACGCCCCCTGAGGCCCTGCGCTTTGCCCAGCAGAACGATCCGGCGCTCGCCTTTTTTGCGGCCACAGCTCCCGAAGGGCTCCGCTTCTGCCAGGCGGCCCGTGCGCAGTGTCCGGCCATGGCCACCATCGCCTACTGCCTCGAAGACGCGTGTGCGCCGGGGCGCATCCAAGCCGTGTTTACCCACGGCGCCGACGACTGCCTACGTTGGTCCGATGATGTACCGCGCATGGATACGCGCCTCGCATTTCTTGAACAACACCTCGCCACACGCCCCCGCCCCGAAACCCTCGCGGCCCATCGGCCCGCCATCATTGCAGAAATTGGCCGGCGCGCGCTCGCCAGCACCGCCCTCGATGTGCTCATGGCCTATGCTGTGCATACCATTTCCGATGTCCTGGACGCACCGTTTTGCAAGGTGCTGCGGCACGAACCGGCCCAGGCGTGCTTTGTGCTTGAGGCCGGCGTTGGATGGGACGACGGAACGCTTGGCACGGCGTGCACAAACGACGGCACCGACTCACAAGCGGGATTCACGCTACAAAGCGCCGAACCCGTCATCGTAGACGACCTAACCCACGAGGCCCGCTTTGCCGCGCCGTCCCTGCTCACGTCACACAACATACGCAGCGGCATCAGCGTCACCATCACCAGCACGCCGCGCCCCTACGGCGTCCTCGGCGCGCATGCCCCCACGCCAGCGGCCTTTACCTCGGCCGACGCGTACTTCCTTCAGTCGGTGGCCAACGTGCTCGCCGGCGCGGTGGAACGCGTCCAAACCGAAGACGCCCTTCGCGAAAGCCGCGCCAAGGCCCACGCCATCCTGGAAACCACCGTGGATGGCGTCATCACCATCGATGCCAAGGGCCACATCACCTCGTTCAACGCGGCGGCTGAAGACATTTTTGGCTACTCGGAGGCCGAAGTGCTCGGCGAAAACGTGAAGATGCTCATGCCGTCGCCCTACCACGAGGAGCACGACGGCTACATGCAGAGCTACCACGATACGGGGCGCGCGAAAATCATCGGCATTGGCCGCGAGGTGACAGGCAAGCGCCGCGACGGCTCGACCTTTCCCATGGACCTAGCCGTCAGCGAGGTGATGCTGGACGATCGCCACCTGTTTACCGGCATCGTGCGCGACATCTCGGAGCGCCGCCGCCTCGAACAGGAAATCCTGAGCATCAGCGAGCAAGAGCGCCGTCGCATCGGGCAAGACCTGCACGACGGCCTCGGGCAGATGCTCACCGGCACGGGACTGCTCAGCCAAAGCCTTGCCAAACACCTAGCCCGCGAAGACCACCCGCGCGCTGAGGATGCTGCCGAGATCACCGAACTCATCAAGGAGGCCGATCAGTACGCCCGCGACCTCTCGCGCGGCCTCACGCCCGTTGACCTCGAAGCGGAGGGCCTCGCCGAAGCGCTCCGCCGCCTCTCCGACAATGCCAAGCGCCTGTTCGACGTTGGCTGCACCTTTGAGGAAGTGGGCACCGTGCTGGTTCACGACGACACCGCGGCCACCCACCTGTATCGCATCGCGCAGGAAGCCGTAAGCAATGCGGTTCGTCATGGCGACGCGGCGCATCTCAAAATTATCCTAGCTGCCGGCACCGACCAAGTTCGGCTGCGCATTCATGATGACGGCGACGGGTTCGATCCCGCGGCTATCGAAGGCCCTGGCATGGGTGTTCACATCATGCACTACCGCGCCCGCATCATCGGCGGCACGCTCGACATCAGCAGCGCCCCTGCCAACGGCACCACCGTAACGTGCACATTGCCGCGACGGCACCCCACCGCTCCAACCCCCGCGCATCACTAA
- a CDS encoding 6-pyruvoyl trahydropterin synthase family protein, producing MEVTKRFRWEAAHRLPWHAGACQHLHGHSYRMAVTVAGTPDARGLLIDFKELKALVAPLVERFDHATFVSTDDTALREAMHALGTDVVLLPFDTTTENLVTYVLDYLEDEGASLFRAHNITRVSVRLAETETCFAEAARTLHHAPESAPAAVSPAT from the coding sequence ATGGAAGTAACCAAACGTTTTCGCTGGGAAGCAGCCCATCGCTTGCCTTGGCACGCCGGGGCCTGCCAGCACCTGCATGGCCACTCCTACCGAATGGCCGTGACGGTGGCCGGCACGCCCGACGCCCGCGGCCTCCTGATCGACTTCAAAGAGCTGAAGGCCCTGGTCGCGCCCCTCGTGGAGCGGTTCGACCATGCCACGTTTGTGTCGACCGACGATACGGCGCTGCGCGAGGCGATGCACGCTCTTGGCACCGACGTCGTGCTCCTGCCGTTTGATACGACAACGGAGAACCTGGTAACGTACGTCCTCGACTACCTTGAAGACGAAGGCGCTTCGCTGTTTCGCGCCCACAACATCACACGCGTGAGCGTGCGGCTGGCCGAAACCGAAACCTGTTTCGCCGAGGCCGCGCGCACGCTGCACCACGCCCCCGAATCGGCCCCCGCTGCTGTTTCTCCCGCAACCTAA